The Nitrospirota bacterium genome has a segment encoding these proteins:
- the fumC gene encoding class II fumarate hydratase, producing MTEQTKPGATRRETDSMGAIEVPADRYWGAQTQRSLHHFAIGQDVMPRELIRALGILKRAAAEVNQDLKRLPEDKAKLILAAAQEVIEGKLDDHFPLRIWQTGSGTQTNMNANEVISNRAIELAGGKMGSKDPIHPNDHVNMSQSSNDTFPTAMHVAAAEQITHRLIPTVTKLRDALQAKAAEFADIVKIGRTHLMDAVPLTLGQEFSAYVAQLDQDLVRLRSVLPHLYELALGGTAVGTGLNAPPEFATRAAARIAAATGLPFVSAPNKFAALASHDPLVMASGALKTLACSLMKIANDVRWLGSGPRCGLGELVLPANEPGSSIMPGKVNPTQSEAMTMVCAQVFGNDAAISIAGSQGNFELNVFKPVIIHNLLHSIRLLADACRSFTEHCVVGIQADRERIHEFLVRSLMLVTALSPRIGYDKSAKVAKKAYEERKTLREACLELGYLTGEEFDALVKPEKMLGPDA from the coding sequence ATGACCGAGCAGACCAAGCCGGGGGCGACCCGGCGCGAGACGGACAGCATGGGCGCGATCGAGGTCCCGGCCGATCGCTACTGGGGGGCCCAGACCCAGCGCTCCCTGCACCACTTCGCCATCGGCCAGGACGTCATGCCCCGGGAGCTGATCCGGGCCTTGGGCATCCTCAAGCGGGCCGCCGCCGAGGTCAACCAGGACCTGAAGCGGCTGCCGGAGGACAAGGCCAAGCTGATCCTCGCCGCCGCCCAGGAGGTGATCGAGGGGAAGCTGGACGACCACTTTCCGCTGCGCATCTGGCAGACGGGGAGCGGCACCCAGACCAACATGAACGCGAACGAGGTCATCTCCAACCGGGCCATCGAGCTGGCCGGCGGGAAGATGGGGAGCAAGGACCCGATCCACCCCAACGACCACGTGAACATGTCCCAGTCCTCCAACGATACCTTCCCGACTGCGATGCACGTCGCGGCGGCGGAGCAGATCACGCACCGGCTGATCCCGACGGTCACGAAGCTGCGCGACGCGCTCCAGGCCAAGGCCGCGGAGTTCGCGGACATCGTCAAGATCGGGCGCACGCACCTGATGGACGCGGTCCCGCTCACCCTGGGGCAGGAGTTCTCCGCCTACGTGGCGCAGCTCGACCAGGATCTGGTGCGGCTCCGGTCCGTGCTCCCGCACCTTTATGAATTGGCGCTCGGCGGCACCGCGGTCGGCACCGGCCTGAACGCGCCCCCGGAGTTCGCGACCCGCGCCGCGGCCAGGATCGCCGCGGCCACGGGCCTGCCGTTCGTCTCCGCACCGAACAAGTTCGCGGCCCTGGCCAGCCACGATCCGCTCGTGATGGCCAGCGGTGCCCTGAAGACCCTGGCCTGCTCGCTGATGAAGATCGCCAACGACGTCCGCTGGCTGGGCTCCGGCCCCCGCTGCGGGCTCGGCGAGCTGGTCCTGCCGGCCAACGAGCCGGGCTCCTCGATCATGCCGGGCAAGGTCAACCCGACCCAGAGCGAGGCCATGACGATGGTCTGCGCGCAGGTGTTCGGAAACGACGCGGCGATCTCGATCGCGGGGAGCCAGGGGAACTTCGAGCTGAACGTCTTCAAACCGGTCATCATCCACAACCTGCTCCACTCCATCCGGCTCCTGGCCGATGCGTGCCGGTCGTTCACCGAGCACTGCGTCGTCGGCATCCAGGCCGACCGCGAGCGGATCCACGAGTTCCTGGTCCGGTCCTTGATGCTGGTGACCGCGCTCTCGCCGCGCATCGGGTATGATAAGTCGGCGAAGGTCGCGAAGAAGGCCTACGAGGAGCGGAAGACGCTGCGGGAAGCCTGCCTGGAGCTCGGGTACCTCACCGGCGAGGAGTTCGATGCGCTGGTCAAGCCGGAGAAGATGCTCGGGCCCGACGCGTAA